One window of the Lodderomyces elongisporus chromosome 6, complete sequence genome contains the following:
- a CDS encoding uncharacterized protein (MEROPS:MER0211610) — MTVEIQEKYKPQVPREVEVRLGKGVAGTLAIPHAFEAENPFEDNLVPATHKVALILHGQGGHRNYVYQKHLAHRLAHDLGMLSLRIDFRGCGDSADNADAKEGRALSQDVEDIQAAAEFIKSGELNGLGIDLTLSAVISHSRGGVAMFLWALEQDALMKKGDPKAIIVPNLINCAARYTSKTVLERYSAFVDYDYIPDVTTFRYGKYIKHDLSAREIITLSKPDFSSLTSLSRDWSCLSIYGLEDAIIPRYDSANFANALNRGPLSHTLKLIPDADHNFFGHKEIEPDDDLSDVNPLNLPLKGTNKVNYNFLVCDYIIEYLSPQNELERFLSSTSEIGSVPRWKNVEGVSNFRDTGGWRIHNPTYKLTDGDSKSDDADHHVYYVKPNYAFRCANVAGLTERGLETIQKLGIKAIFDLRSDGEIAKDGYPENLANFGIERIHAPVYSNDDYSPQAIAIRYTNLMTSWSTYVNVYEDMLEFGVDSFKTVFRYILEQNKPFLFHCTAGKDRTGILGMLILLLAGVDKDTIGKEYELTTIGLKPDHPVLKSKFIETVTKLKEKLGGGEASDIENLISQGRKSWTLEDDGFNNLISSRYEAMLATIAHFNSTYGDIINYMRDKLGFNDEEIKQIYENLVVVDPQNYGFEVSSSLVWNHRNVGRAKF, encoded by the coding sequence ATGACAGTTGAAATCCAAGAAAAGTATAAACCGCAAGTACCGCGAGAAGTCGAGGTCAGGCTTGGAAAAGGCGTGGCAGGAACATTGGCTATACCGCATGCGTTTGAAGCAGAAAACCCTTTTGAAGACAACTTGGTTCCAGCGACACATAAAGTGGCATTAATCTTACATGGCCAAGGTGGCCACAGAAACTATGTTTACCAAAAGCATTTGGCGCATAGGTTGGCACATGACTTGGGTATGCTCAGTTTAAGAATTGATTTCAGAGGATGCGGAGACTCTGCAGATAATGCTGATgcaaaggaaggaagggcCTTGCTGCAGGATGTTGAAGATATTCAAGCTGCCGCCGAATTCATCAAAAGTGGAGAACTAAATGGTCTTGGTATTGACTTGACTTTGAGTGCAGTCATTTCCCATTCACGTGGTGGAGTCGCAATGTTTCTTTGGGCTTTAGAACAAGATGCCTTGATGAAAAAAGGTGATCCAAAAGCAATAATTGTCCCAAATTTAATCAATTGTGCTGCTAGGTACACATCAAAGACAGTATTGGAAAGATATAGTGCCTTTGTTGACTATGATTACATCCCTGATGTTACCACATTTAGATATGGGAAATACATCAAGCATGATTTGTCTGCAAGAGAAATCATCACCTTGTCTAAACCCGATTTCAGCCTGTTGACATCGTTATCAAGGGATTGGTCGTGTCTCAGTATATACGGATTGGAGGATGCAATAATTCCACGCTACGATAGTGCGAACTTTGCCAATGCTTTGAATAGAGGACCATTGTCGCATACCTTGAAATTGATTCCTGATGCTGATCACAATTTCTTTGGCCATAAGGAGATTGAACCAGATGACGATTTGTCCGATGTTAACCCTTTGAACTTGCCCTTGAAAGGAACTAATAAAGTCAATTACAATTTCCTTGTTTGCGACTATATTATAGAATACCTTTCACCACAAAATGAATTGGAACGGTTTTTGAGTTCAACAAGCGAAATCGGTAGTGTACCAAGATGGAAAAACGTTGAAGGTGTTAGCAATTTTAGAGACACGGGAGGTTGGAGAATCCACAATCCAACATATAAATTGACTGATGGAGATAGCAAAAGTGATGATGCAGATCATCATGTGTATTATGTGAAACCCAACTACGCATTTAGGTGTGCCAATGTTGCTGGGCTCACTGAGCGTGGTCTCGAGACAATTCAAAAGCTTGGTATTAAAGCCATCTTTGATTTGAGATCAGATGGCGAAATTGCCAAGGATGGATACCCCGAGAATTTGGCCAATTTTGGCATTGAAAGAATACACGCACCTGTGTACTCTAACGATGATTATTCGCCGCAGGCTATTGCAATTAGATACACCAATCTCATGACATCCTGGTCTACATATGTCAATGTTTATGAGGATATGCTTGAATTCGGTGTTGACTCGTTTAAGACTGTGTTTCGTTATATTTTGGAGCAGAACAAgccttttttgtttcattgcACTGCCGGAAAGGATCGTACTGGAATCTTGGGTATGTTGATTTTACTTCTCGCAGGGGTTGATAAAGATACAATTGGCAAGGAGTATGAGTTGACCACCATAGGGTTGAAACCTGATCACCCAGTACTCAAGAGCAAGTTTATTGAAACCGTTACAAAATTGAAGGAGAAATTGGGCGGAGGCGAGGCTAGtgatattgaaaatttgATTTCTCAAGGTAGGAAAAGTTGGACTTTGGAGGATGATGGGTTCAACAATTTGATTAGTTCAAGGTATGAAGCGATGTTGGCAACCATCGCCCATTTCAATTCTACATATGGAGATATAATCAACTACATGAGGGATAAGTTGGGTTTCAACGATGAAGAGATTAAACAGATTTATGAGAATTTGGTTGTTGTGGACCCTCAGAATTATGGGTTTGAAGTTAGCTCGAGCTTGGTTTGGAATCATAGAAATGTCGGACGCGCCAAGTTTTAA
- the DEG1 gene encoding pseudouridine synthase deg1 (BUSCO:EOG09263UAJ), producing MSSVSPIDYTKWTKKDLIAKIRKLENGSVPGASTSLDTETKTETKTETEIETAAKSDQEQVGLLSTEGTNNGQILNSSDDQLRPKAKAKKRKEFDWSKQNMRFVAIKFAYLGWNYNGLAFQSDPTPLPTVEEIILKALAKVKLIREPIEEVEYSKCGRTDKGVSAMNQVISIKLRSNLTPQEQQDPAFDAKEVDYFTVINANLPADIKVHAICLRPPENFDARFSCKERHYRYLFRKTSTLDIDLMAQAAEYYEGSHDFRNFCKLDGSKQLTSFVRDIRRSKIIPLDSDGNLYCFDLIGNAFLWHQVRCMVAILFLVGQKLESPEIVKDLMDVTKFPTKPMYEMANDIPLVLYDCVFPEMEWKKFDLEYKFNRLHTSFRLLAYELSIQNEVTKIMENVLYADKREDAFKSANLKATPLGDGVGRAFSEYIPLGKRQRTDDYRIINARWLEKKAAKKAMLGKEQL from the coding sequence ATGTCCAGTGTACTGCCGATTGACTATACAAAATGGACAAAGAAGGACCTTATAGCCAAAATAAGAAAACTAGAAAATGGATCGGTGCCAGGTGCAAGTACAAGTCTAGACACTGAAACTAAAACTGAAACTAAAACTGAAACTGAAATTGAAACTGCAGCAAAGCTGGATCAAGAGCAAGTGGGGTTACTTTCTACTGAAGGAACAAACAATGGCCAAATTTTAAATTCATCCGATGATCAGCTTCGACCAAAAGCCAAGgcgaagaaaagaaaagagtttGACTGGAGTAAACAGAATATGCGTTTTGTTGCTATAAAGTTTGCCTACTTGGGTTGGAACTACAATGGTCTCGCTTTTCAAAGTGACCCAACACCGTTACCTACAGTTGAGGAAATAATTTTAAAAGCACTCGCAAAGGTGAAACTCATTCGAGAACCAATCGAAGAAGTAGAATACTCCAAATGTGGAAGAACTGATAAGGGGGTAAGTGCCATGAATCAAGTTATATCGATAAAGCTCAGATCAAACTTGACACCACAAGAGCAACAGGATCCTGCATTTGATGCAAAGGAAGTTGACTATTTCACCGTTATTAATGCGAATCTTCCAGCCGATATCAAAGTCCACGCTATATGCTTACGACCACCAGAAAATTTCGATGCAAGGTTCAGTTGCAAAGAGCGTCATTACCGATACCTATTTAGAAAGACATCCACCCTCGACATCGATTTGATGGCTCAAGCTGCCGAATACTATGAAGGGCTGCATGACTTTCGTAATTTTTGTAAATTAGATGGGTCGAAACAATTGACAAGTTTCGTAAGAGATATAAGGAGGTCTAAAATCATTCCGTTGGACAGTGATGGCAATCTTTACTGTTTTGACTTGATTGGAAATGCGTTCTTGTGGCATCAGGTGCGTTGCATGGTTGCAATCTTGTTCCTTGTGGGtcaaaaattggaaagtCCTGAAATTGTTAAGGACTTGATGGACGTGACGAAATTCCCAACAAAGCCCATGTACGAAATGGCCAATGATATACCTTTGGTGCTTTACGATTGTGTCTTCCCTGAAATGGAATGGAAGAAGTTTGATTTGGAATACAAGTTCAATAGACTCCATACTTCTTTTAGACTTTTGGCATATGAGCTTTCCATTCAAAATGAGGTCACCAAGATTATGGAAAATGTATTGTACGCTGATAAACGTGAGGACGCGTTCAAACTGGCAAACTTGAAAGCAACGCCATTGGGTGATGGTGTGGGTCGGGCATTTTCTGAGTATATTCCTTTAGGCAAGCGCCAACGTACTGATGATTATAGAATTATTAATGCTCGCTGGttggaaaaaaaggcaGCTAAGAAAGCAATGCTTGGTAAAGAACAACTTTAG
- the dot2 gene encoding ESCRT II complex subunit Dot2 (BUSCO:EOG0926477X), with translation MNHASDRDAFLQFGNRLRQQHSDQLSAQLQVLRSALLNFVNEHSNEINNNAEFRAKFNQISQSIGMDPLDLLLYSNSGSKKSKLMGKRTTNNYIVGLSVKIVEVCQATRDLNGGLIPLKELQSTIIANALTSLDVNLNITLNDIEQAVQLLNSMGSKNYEILVINKVRWLKFSSLDNLSQDQIKIYELCEFTGGFVTRRLIQDNFHWDKVRCENVINEMIMNGILWVDLQGEDGPQYWEPSWISN, from the coding sequence ATGAATCACGCTTCTGATAGAGATGCATTTTTGCAGTTTGGCAACCGTTTGAGACAGCAACATTCAGATCAATTATCTGCACAGCTTCAAGTGCTTCGCTCTGCTTTACTAAATTTTGTAAACGAACACAGCAATGagatcaacaacaatgctGAATTTCGAGCCAAGTTCAACCAGATCTCTCAGCTGATTGGAATGGACCCTTTGGATTTACTACTTTACAGCAATAGTGGATctaaaaagagtaaattgATGGGGAAACGAACAACGAACAATTACATTGTTGGATTGAGTGTAAAGATTGTGGAAGTTTGTCAAGCAACAAGAGATTTAAACGGAGGACTTATTCCACTAAAAGAGTTGCAAAGCACCATCATTGCCAATGCACTCACCTCTTTGGACGTGAATTTGAATATCACTTTAAACGATATTGAGCAAGCTGTTCAGTTGTTGAATTCAATGGGAAGCAAAAACTATGAGATACTCGTGATCAACAAGGTTCGATGGCTAAAATTCTCATCTTTGGACAATTTATCCCAGGACCAGATCAAAATTTACGAGTTGTGTGAATTTACTGGTGGGTTTGTTACCAGAAGGTTGATTCAGGATAATTTCCATTGGGACAAGGTAAGATGCGAAAATGTTATTAACGAGATGATAATGAATGGGATACTATGGGTAGACTTACAAGGCGAAGATGGTCCACAATATTGGGAGCCATCGTGGATATCCAATTAA
- the BUD23 gene encoding 18S rRNA (guanine1575-N7)-methyltransferase (BUSCO:EOG092646EZ), translating to MSRPEELAPPEVFYNDTESFKYTSSTRVQHIQAKMTLRALELLNLDSEQPHFILDLGCGSGLSGEILTEEGYNWVGMDISPSMLATALDRDVEGDLFLADLGNGVPFRAGTFDAAISISAIQWLCNADTAGVDPKKRLLYFFNTLYASLKRGGKFVAQFYPKNDQQTESIMNAAKVAGFGGGVVLDDPESKSKKKYYLVLTAGVSERNINLAGAEMEVDAKNDRKENRKKRKLAESRKEYINRKKETMRRRGRKVAEDSKFTGRKRKHRF from the coding sequence ATGTCTAGACCAGAAGAGCTTGCTCCACCCGAGGTGTTTTATAATGACACAGAATCATTCAAATATACATCTTCGACTCGTGTACAGCACATCCAGGCCAAGATGACATTACGAGCCTTGGAACTACTAAACCTTGATTCAGAGCAACCACACTTTATTCTTGATCTAGGGTGTGGGTCAGGTCTCTCGGGCGAGATTCTTACCGAGGAGGGTTATAATTGGGTTGGTATGGATATTTCCCCCAGTATGTTGGCTACTGCCTTGGATAGAGACGTTGAGGGAGACTTGTTCCTTGCCGATTTGGGTAATGGAGTGCCATTCCGTGCAGGTACATTTGACGCTGCCATCTCCATCTCAGCGATCCAGTGGTTATGTAACGCCGATACTGCTGGTGTTGATCCCAAAAAGAGattattgtattttttcaacacaTTGTATGCGTCGCTAAAGAGAGGTGGGAAGTTTGTTGCACAATTTTATCCCAAAAACGATCAACAGACAGAGAGTATAATGAATGCAGCCAAAGTTGCTGGGTTTGGCGGTGGTGTTGTGTTGGATGATCCAGAActgaaaagtaaaaagaagtaTTACTTGGTGTTGACTGCGGGTGTTTCTGAACGAAATATCAATTTAGCTGGTGCTGAGATGGAGGTGGATGCAAAGAATGatagaaaggaaaataggaaaaagagaaagttgGCTGAGTCTCGAAAAGAATATATCAATAGAAAGAAGGAGACTATGAGGAGGAGAGGTAGAAAAGTTGCCGAAGACTCCAAGTTCACTGGTCGTAAGAGAAAGCATAGATTTTGA
- a CDS encoding uncharacterized protein (BUSCO:EOG09264I6B), with protein MFKSVTRSLALRPTFIQPVRAFRYLKKTLPTVYEPLPPKRNGENIMHYVQKQMLAKHDPTGKRRALLDSSNGLRAGDMIKISFTNRNDVIGRIIAIKRGYMNLGSSILLRTKLGRVGSEIRVPVYNPNIRNIELLHKPEKYLPRRTQYYIREKRIDVGDVEAFVKRHQAEKEKANSEQK; from the exons ATGTTCAAGTCAGTAACACGATCTTTGGCACTTAGGCCGACATTTATCCAACCAGTGAGAGCATTCCGctatttaaagaaaa CATTACCTACAGTTTATGAGCCACTTCCACCAAAGAGAAATGGTGAAAATATCATGCACTATGTACAGAAACAAATGCTAGCCAAGCATGATCCTacaggaaaaagaagagcgCTTCTCGATTCGCTGAATGGGTTACGTGCGGGAGACATGATTAAGATATCATTCACAAACAGAAATGATGTTATTGGAAGAATCATTGCCATCAAGAGAGGATATATGAACTTGGGATCAAGTATATTATTGAGAACCAAGTTGGGAAGAGTTGGGTCTGAGATCAGAGTTCCGGTTTACAATCCCAACATTAGAAATATTGAATTGCTTCATAAACCAGAGAAATACTTGCCAAGACGTACACAATACTATATCAGAGAAAAGAGGATAGATGTTGGTGATGTTGAAGCATTTGTGAAACGACACCAAGCtgaaaaggagaaagcAAATTCCGAGCAGAAATAA